The following proteins come from a genomic window of Candidatus Eisenbacteria bacterium:
- a CDS encoding DUF5752 family protein yields the protein MTPSSPGYELRSVVHLVRPTGVRACNLDQLRTGIQEAPERSLFFHARHHQLRHPASEEPAHDDFSAWVNGVLQDRETAERISFAVQNRAESPEVLRAALVEVLNRMPESGRLSHAIQSESEFVFLLAESVPLSTGVFAATARELVHALVAADASVWFYHLVEQPWFPDGVSIDQWLVARDETQMADWLREGANSGRPIEVMRRRLLQRWRRSRIGRRVSEAATAPEDTRREAGRATVARLVRRITKTDPPA from the coding sequence ATGACGCCTTCCTCACCCGGCTACGAGCTGCGCTCGGTCGTCCACCTCGTGCGTCCCACGGGGGTGCGCGCGTGCAACCTCGACCAGCTGCGGACCGGCATCCAGGAGGCGCCTGAGCGCTCCCTGTTCTTCCACGCGCGGCATCATCAGCTCCGCCATCCGGCCAGCGAAGAGCCGGCCCATGACGATTTCAGCGCCTGGGTGAACGGTGTGCTCCAGGACCGGGAGACCGCCGAGCGCATCTCGTTCGCGGTGCAGAATCGCGCGGAATCGCCGGAGGTCCTTCGGGCGGCGCTGGTCGAAGTATTGAACCGAATGCCGGAGTCCGGACGCTTGAGCCACGCGATCCAGTCCGAGAGCGAGTTCGTGTTCCTGCTGGCCGAATCGGTGCCGCTGTCGACCGGCGTGTTCGCGGCCACTGCTCGCGAGTTGGTGCACGCGCTCGTGGCCGCCGACGCCAGCGTGTGGTTCTACCACCTGGTCGAGCAGCCGTGGTTTCCGGATGGCGTGTCGATCGACCAGTGGCTGGTGGCGCGCGACGAGACGCAGATGGCCGACTGGCTCCGCGAAGGCGCCAACTCCGGCCGGCCGATCGAAGTCATGCGGCGCCGCCTGTTGCAGCGCTGGCGCCGCAGCCGCATCGGACGACGCGTCAGCGAGGCCGCCACGGCGCCCGAGGACACGCGCCGCGAGGCCGGGCGCGCCACGGTCGCGCGCCTGGTGCGCCGCATCACGAAGACGGATCCGCCGGCGTGA